A stretch of Oncorhynchus mykiss isolate Arlee chromosome 12, USDA_OmykA_1.1, whole genome shotgun sequence DNA encodes these proteins:
- the LOC110537355 gene encoding myotubularin-related protein 2 isoform X3 translates to MSSDNVSISTDFSPELRGRPKAVAKVLRDSKEEPQLLPKESVQDMAKDVTYICPYIGALRGTLTVTNYRLFFKCMDREPAFVLDLPLGVVSRVEKIGGASSRGEVSYGLVCKDIRNLRFAHKQMEDSLRKSIFEILMKFAFPVSNGLTIFAFEYGQVYPENVWKVYDAQAEYKRQGLPNESWRITKVNDHYELCDTYPSTLVVPVNIPDEELKRVAAFRAKGRIPVLSWIHPESQATVIRCSQPMVGVNGKRSKDDEKYLQTIMDANAQSHKLFIFDARPSVNAAANKMKGGGYESEDAYQNAELVFLDIHNIHVMRESLRKLKEVVYPNIEESHWFSNLESTHWLEHIKLILAGALRIADKVESGKTSVVVHCSDGWDRTAQLTSLAMVMLDGHYRTIRGFQVLLEKEWLSFGHRFQLRIGHGDKNHTDADRSPVFLQFIDCVWQMTRQFPAAFEFNEYFLITILDHLYSCLFGTFMCNSEQQRVKEELPKKTVSLWAYINSQPEEFTNPLYVNYSNHVLFPVVSMRHLELWVGYYIRWNPRMRPQEPVHQRYKELLAKRAELQKRVEELQREVTNRSASSSSERAGSPTRSITPVQTFV, encoded by the exons ATGTCTTCTGACAATGTGTCCATCTCAACAGACTTTTCCCCAGAGCTACGG GGTAGACCTAAAGCGGTTGCCAAG GTGCTCAGGGATTCAAAAGAAGAACCACAGTTACTACCAAAGGAAAGCGTGCAAGACATGG CCAAAGATGTCACCTACATCTGTCCTTACATCGGTGCACTGAGGGGGACATTGACTGTCACCAACTACAGGTTGTTTTTCAAATGCATGGACAGG GAACCAGCGTTTGTGCTGGACTTGCCCCTGGGGGTAGTGAGCCGGGTGGAGAAGATAGGAGGGGCATCTAGCCGTGGTGAGGTCTCCTACGGGCTTGTCTGCAAG GATATCCGTAATCTGCGGTTTGCACACAAGCAGATGGAGGATTCACTCAGGAAGTCCATTTTCGAAATCCTGATGAAATTTGCCTTTCCTGTTTCTAATGGTCTG ACAATCTTTGCCTTTGAGTATGGGCAGGTCTATCCTGAAAATGTCTGGAAAGTGTATGATGCTCAAGCGGAATACAAAAGACAG GGCTTACCCAACGAGAGCTGGAGGATAACTAAAGTGAATGATCACTACGAGCTGTGTGACACTTACCCATCAACCCTGGTGGTGCCTGTTAACATCCCAGATGAGGAGTTGAAGAGAGTGGCTGCCTTCAGAGCCAAGGGCAGGATACCT GTGCTGTCATGGATTCACCCAGAGAGCCAGGCCACAGTGATCCGCTGTAGTCAGCCCATGGTCGGGGTCAACGGCAAGCGCAGCAAAGATGATGAGAAGTACCTCCAAACCATCATGGATGCCAACGCTCAGTCCCACAAGCTCTTCATCTTCGATGCCAGGCCTAGCGTCAATGCTGCTGCCAACAAG ATGAAAGGGGGTGGTTATGAGAGTGAGGATGCCTATCAGAATGCAGAATTGGTGTTCTTGGACATCCACAACATCCACGTGATGAGGGAGTCACTGCGCAAGCTGAAGGAGGTAGTCTATCCCAACATCGAGGAGTCCCATTGGTTCTCCAACCTCGAGTCCACTCATTGGCTGGAACACATCaag CTGATCCTGGCTGGGGCGCTGCGTATTGCAGACAAGGTGGAGTCAGGGAAGACGTCAGTGGTGGTTCACTGCAGTGATGGGTGGGACCGTACTGCCCAGCTCACCTCCCTGGCCATGGTGATGCTGGACGGACACTACCGCACCATCCGCGGCTTCCAGGTGCTGCTGGAGAAAGAGTGGCTGAGCTTCGGCCACCGCTTCCAGCTG AGGATCGGTCATGGGGATAAGAACCACACAGACGCAGACCGCTCGCCTGTCTTCCTGCAGTTCATAGACTGCGTGTGGCAGATGACCCGCCAG TTTCCTGCAGCCTTTGAGTTCAACGAATACTTCCTGATCACCATCCTGGACCACCTGTACAGCTGCCTGTTTGGGACGTTCATGTGTAATAGTGAACAGCAGAGGGTGAAGGAG GAGCTGCCCAAGAAGACAGTTTCCCTGTGGGCCTACATCAACAGCCAGCCAGAGGAGTTCACCAACCCTCTGTATGTCAACTATTCCAACCATGTGCTGTTCCCAGTGGTCAGCATGCGCCACCTGGAGCTCTGGGTGGGATACTACATCCGCTGGAACCCTCGCATGAGGCCACAG GAGCCTGTTCACCAGCGCTACAAGGAGCTGCTGGCAAAGCGGGCGGAGCTTCAGAAGAGGGTGGAGGAGCTGCAGCGAGAGGTGACCAATCGCTCTGCCTCCTCATCCTCTGAGAGGGCGGGCTCTCCCACCCGCTCCATCACTCCAGTTCAGACCTTTGtctga
- the LOC110537355 gene encoding myotubularin-related protein 2 isoform X5: MAKDVTYICPYIGALRGTLTVTNYRLFFKCMDREPAFVLDLPLGVVSRVEKIGGASSRGEVSYGLVCKDIRNLRFAHKQMEDSLRKSIFEILMKFAFPVSNGLTIFAFEYGQVYPENVWKVYDAQAEYKRQGLPNESWRITKVNDHYELCDTYPSTLVVPVNIPDEELKRVAAFRAKGRIPVLSWIHPESQATVIRCSQPMVGVNGKRSKDDEKYLQTIMDANAQSHKLFIFDARPSVNAAANKMKGGGYESEDAYQNAELVFLDIHNIHVMRESLRKLKEVVYPNIEESHWFSNLESTHWLEHIKLILAGALRIADKVESGKTSVVVHCSDGWDRTAQLTSLAMVMLDGHYRTIRGFQVLLEKEWLSFGHRFQLRIGHGDKNHTDADRSPVFLQFIDCVWQMTRQFPAAFEFNEYFLITILDHLYSCLFGTFMCNSEQQRVKEELPKKTVSLWAYINSQPEEFTNPLYVNYSNHVLFPVVSMRHLELWVGYYIRWNPRMRPQEPVHQRYKELLAKRAELQKRVEELQREVTNRSASSSSERAGSPTRSITPVQTFV; this comes from the exons ATGG CCAAAGATGTCACCTACATCTGTCCTTACATCGGTGCACTGAGGGGGACATTGACTGTCACCAACTACAGGTTGTTTTTCAAATGCATGGACAGG GAACCAGCGTTTGTGCTGGACTTGCCCCTGGGGGTAGTGAGCCGGGTGGAGAAGATAGGAGGGGCATCTAGCCGTGGTGAGGTCTCCTACGGGCTTGTCTGCAAG GATATCCGTAATCTGCGGTTTGCACACAAGCAGATGGAGGATTCACTCAGGAAGTCCATTTTCGAAATCCTGATGAAATTTGCCTTTCCTGTTTCTAATGGTCTG ACAATCTTTGCCTTTGAGTATGGGCAGGTCTATCCTGAAAATGTCTGGAAAGTGTATGATGCTCAAGCGGAATACAAAAGACAG GGCTTACCCAACGAGAGCTGGAGGATAACTAAAGTGAATGATCACTACGAGCTGTGTGACACTTACCCATCAACCCTGGTGGTGCCTGTTAACATCCCAGATGAGGAGTTGAAGAGAGTGGCTGCCTTCAGAGCCAAGGGCAGGATACCT GTGCTGTCATGGATTCACCCAGAGAGCCAGGCCACAGTGATCCGCTGTAGTCAGCCCATGGTCGGGGTCAACGGCAAGCGCAGCAAAGATGATGAGAAGTACCTCCAAACCATCATGGATGCCAACGCTCAGTCCCACAAGCTCTTCATCTTCGATGCCAGGCCTAGCGTCAATGCTGCTGCCAACAAG ATGAAAGGGGGTGGTTATGAGAGTGAGGATGCCTATCAGAATGCAGAATTGGTGTTCTTGGACATCCACAACATCCACGTGATGAGGGAGTCACTGCGCAAGCTGAAGGAGGTAGTCTATCCCAACATCGAGGAGTCCCATTGGTTCTCCAACCTCGAGTCCACTCATTGGCTGGAACACATCaag CTGATCCTGGCTGGGGCGCTGCGTATTGCAGACAAGGTGGAGTCAGGGAAGACGTCAGTGGTGGTTCACTGCAGTGATGGGTGGGACCGTACTGCCCAGCTCACCTCCCTGGCCATGGTGATGCTGGACGGACACTACCGCACCATCCGCGGCTTCCAGGTGCTGCTGGAGAAAGAGTGGCTGAGCTTCGGCCACCGCTTCCAGCTG AGGATCGGTCATGGGGATAAGAACCACACAGACGCAGACCGCTCGCCTGTCTTCCTGCAGTTCATAGACTGCGTGTGGCAGATGACCCGCCAG TTTCCTGCAGCCTTTGAGTTCAACGAATACTTCCTGATCACCATCCTGGACCACCTGTACAGCTGCCTGTTTGGGACGTTCATGTGTAATAGTGAACAGCAGAGGGTGAAGGAG GAGCTGCCCAAGAAGACAGTTTCCCTGTGGGCCTACATCAACAGCCAGCCAGAGGAGTTCACCAACCCTCTGTATGTCAACTATTCCAACCATGTGCTGTTCCCAGTGGTCAGCATGCGCCACCTGGAGCTCTGGGTGGGATACTACATCCGCTGGAACCCTCGCATGAGGCCACAG GAGCCTGTTCACCAGCGCTACAAGGAGCTGCTGGCAAAGCGGGCGGAGCTTCAGAAGAGGGTGGAGGAGCTGCAGCGAGAGGTGACCAATCGCTCTGCCTCCTCATCCTCTGAGAGGGCGGGCTCTCCCACCCGCTCCATCACTCCAGTTCAGACCTTTGtctga
- the LOC110537355 gene encoding myotubularin-related protein 2 isoform X2 has product MENTGSIDSLGSKRSSSRQPSVDSLSSTSTSRSDRSAHAAKPTFAMSSDNVSISTDFSPELRVLRDSKEEPQLLPKESVQDMAKDVTYICPYIGALRGTLTVTNYRLFFKCMDREPAFVLDLPLGVVSRVEKIGGASSRGEVSYGLVCKDIRNLRFAHKQMEDSLRKSIFEILMKFAFPVSNGLTIFAFEYGQVYPENVWKVYDAQAEYKRQGLPNESWRITKVNDHYELCDTYPSTLVVPVNIPDEELKRVAAFRAKGRIPVLSWIHPESQATVIRCSQPMVGVNGKRSKDDEKYLQTIMDANAQSHKLFIFDARPSVNAAANKMKGGGYESEDAYQNAELVFLDIHNIHVMRESLRKLKEVVYPNIEESHWFSNLESTHWLEHIKLILAGALRIADKVESGKTSVVVHCSDGWDRTAQLTSLAMVMLDGHYRTIRGFQVLLEKEWLSFGHRFQLRIGHGDKNHTDADRSPVFLQFIDCVWQMTRQFPAAFEFNEYFLITILDHLYSCLFGTFMCNSEQQRVKEELPKKTVSLWAYINSQPEEFTNPLYVNYSNHVLFPVVSMRHLELWVGYYIRWNPRMRPQEPVHQRYKELLAKRAELQKRVEELQREVTNRSASSSSERAGSPTRSITPVQTFV; this is encoded by the exons ATGGAGAACACCGGGAGCATCGACAGTCTAGGCTCGAAGCGTTCCTCATCAAGGCAGCCGAGTGTTGATTCACTGTCCAG TACCTCCACCTCTCGTTCTGACCGGTCCGCTCACGCTGCCAAGCCCACCTTTGCAATGTCTTCTGACAATGTGTCCATCTCAACAGACTTTTCCCCAGAGCTACGG GTGCTCAGGGATTCAAAAGAAGAACCACAGTTACTACCAAAGGAAAGCGTGCAAGACATGG CCAAAGATGTCACCTACATCTGTCCTTACATCGGTGCACTGAGGGGGACATTGACTGTCACCAACTACAGGTTGTTTTTCAAATGCATGGACAGG GAACCAGCGTTTGTGCTGGACTTGCCCCTGGGGGTAGTGAGCCGGGTGGAGAAGATAGGAGGGGCATCTAGCCGTGGTGAGGTCTCCTACGGGCTTGTCTGCAAG GATATCCGTAATCTGCGGTTTGCACACAAGCAGATGGAGGATTCACTCAGGAAGTCCATTTTCGAAATCCTGATGAAATTTGCCTTTCCTGTTTCTAATGGTCTG ACAATCTTTGCCTTTGAGTATGGGCAGGTCTATCCTGAAAATGTCTGGAAAGTGTATGATGCTCAAGCGGAATACAAAAGACAG GGCTTACCCAACGAGAGCTGGAGGATAACTAAAGTGAATGATCACTACGAGCTGTGTGACACTTACCCATCAACCCTGGTGGTGCCTGTTAACATCCCAGATGAGGAGTTGAAGAGAGTGGCTGCCTTCAGAGCCAAGGGCAGGATACCT GTGCTGTCATGGATTCACCCAGAGAGCCAGGCCACAGTGATCCGCTGTAGTCAGCCCATGGTCGGGGTCAACGGCAAGCGCAGCAAAGATGATGAGAAGTACCTCCAAACCATCATGGATGCCAACGCTCAGTCCCACAAGCTCTTCATCTTCGATGCCAGGCCTAGCGTCAATGCTGCTGCCAACAAG ATGAAAGGGGGTGGTTATGAGAGTGAGGATGCCTATCAGAATGCAGAATTGGTGTTCTTGGACATCCACAACATCCACGTGATGAGGGAGTCACTGCGCAAGCTGAAGGAGGTAGTCTATCCCAACATCGAGGAGTCCCATTGGTTCTCCAACCTCGAGTCCACTCATTGGCTGGAACACATCaag CTGATCCTGGCTGGGGCGCTGCGTATTGCAGACAAGGTGGAGTCAGGGAAGACGTCAGTGGTGGTTCACTGCAGTGATGGGTGGGACCGTACTGCCCAGCTCACCTCCCTGGCCATGGTGATGCTGGACGGACACTACCGCACCATCCGCGGCTTCCAGGTGCTGCTGGAGAAAGAGTGGCTGAGCTTCGGCCACCGCTTCCAGCTG AGGATCGGTCATGGGGATAAGAACCACACAGACGCAGACCGCTCGCCTGTCTTCCTGCAGTTCATAGACTGCGTGTGGCAGATGACCCGCCAG TTTCCTGCAGCCTTTGAGTTCAACGAATACTTCCTGATCACCATCCTGGACCACCTGTACAGCTGCCTGTTTGGGACGTTCATGTGTAATAGTGAACAGCAGAGGGTGAAGGAG GAGCTGCCCAAGAAGACAGTTTCCCTGTGGGCCTACATCAACAGCCAGCCAGAGGAGTTCACCAACCCTCTGTATGTCAACTATTCCAACCATGTGCTGTTCCCAGTGGTCAGCATGCGCCACCTGGAGCTCTGGGTGGGATACTACATCCGCTGGAACCCTCGCATGAGGCCACAG GAGCCTGTTCACCAGCGCTACAAGGAGCTGCTGGCAAAGCGGGCGGAGCTTCAGAAGAGGGTGGAGGAGCTGCAGCGAGAGGTGACCAATCGCTCTGCCTCCTCATCCTCTGAGAGGGCGGGCTCTCCCACCCGCTCCATCACTCCAGTTCAGACCTTTGtctga
- the LOC110537355 gene encoding myotubularin-related protein 2 isoform X4 codes for MSSDNVSISTDFSPELRVLRDSKEEPQLLPKESVQDMAKDVTYICPYIGALRGTLTVTNYRLFFKCMDREPAFVLDLPLGVVSRVEKIGGASSRGEVSYGLVCKDIRNLRFAHKQMEDSLRKSIFEILMKFAFPVSNGLTIFAFEYGQVYPENVWKVYDAQAEYKRQGLPNESWRITKVNDHYELCDTYPSTLVVPVNIPDEELKRVAAFRAKGRIPVLSWIHPESQATVIRCSQPMVGVNGKRSKDDEKYLQTIMDANAQSHKLFIFDARPSVNAAANKMKGGGYESEDAYQNAELVFLDIHNIHVMRESLRKLKEVVYPNIEESHWFSNLESTHWLEHIKLILAGALRIADKVESGKTSVVVHCSDGWDRTAQLTSLAMVMLDGHYRTIRGFQVLLEKEWLSFGHRFQLRIGHGDKNHTDADRSPVFLQFIDCVWQMTRQFPAAFEFNEYFLITILDHLYSCLFGTFMCNSEQQRVKEELPKKTVSLWAYINSQPEEFTNPLYVNYSNHVLFPVVSMRHLELWVGYYIRWNPRMRPQEPVHQRYKELLAKRAELQKRVEELQREVTNRSASSSSERAGSPTRSITPVQTFV; via the exons ATGTCTTCTGACAATGTGTCCATCTCAACAGACTTTTCCCCAGAGCTACGG GTGCTCAGGGATTCAAAAGAAGAACCACAGTTACTACCAAAGGAAAGCGTGCAAGACATGG CCAAAGATGTCACCTACATCTGTCCTTACATCGGTGCACTGAGGGGGACATTGACTGTCACCAACTACAGGTTGTTTTTCAAATGCATGGACAGG GAACCAGCGTTTGTGCTGGACTTGCCCCTGGGGGTAGTGAGCCGGGTGGAGAAGATAGGAGGGGCATCTAGCCGTGGTGAGGTCTCCTACGGGCTTGTCTGCAAG GATATCCGTAATCTGCGGTTTGCACACAAGCAGATGGAGGATTCACTCAGGAAGTCCATTTTCGAAATCCTGATGAAATTTGCCTTTCCTGTTTCTAATGGTCTG ACAATCTTTGCCTTTGAGTATGGGCAGGTCTATCCTGAAAATGTCTGGAAAGTGTATGATGCTCAAGCGGAATACAAAAGACAG GGCTTACCCAACGAGAGCTGGAGGATAACTAAAGTGAATGATCACTACGAGCTGTGTGACACTTACCCATCAACCCTGGTGGTGCCTGTTAACATCCCAGATGAGGAGTTGAAGAGAGTGGCTGCCTTCAGAGCCAAGGGCAGGATACCT GTGCTGTCATGGATTCACCCAGAGAGCCAGGCCACAGTGATCCGCTGTAGTCAGCCCATGGTCGGGGTCAACGGCAAGCGCAGCAAAGATGATGAGAAGTACCTCCAAACCATCATGGATGCCAACGCTCAGTCCCACAAGCTCTTCATCTTCGATGCCAGGCCTAGCGTCAATGCTGCTGCCAACAAG ATGAAAGGGGGTGGTTATGAGAGTGAGGATGCCTATCAGAATGCAGAATTGGTGTTCTTGGACATCCACAACATCCACGTGATGAGGGAGTCACTGCGCAAGCTGAAGGAGGTAGTCTATCCCAACATCGAGGAGTCCCATTGGTTCTCCAACCTCGAGTCCACTCATTGGCTGGAACACATCaag CTGATCCTGGCTGGGGCGCTGCGTATTGCAGACAAGGTGGAGTCAGGGAAGACGTCAGTGGTGGTTCACTGCAGTGATGGGTGGGACCGTACTGCCCAGCTCACCTCCCTGGCCATGGTGATGCTGGACGGACACTACCGCACCATCCGCGGCTTCCAGGTGCTGCTGGAGAAAGAGTGGCTGAGCTTCGGCCACCGCTTCCAGCTG AGGATCGGTCATGGGGATAAGAACCACACAGACGCAGACCGCTCGCCTGTCTTCCTGCAGTTCATAGACTGCGTGTGGCAGATGACCCGCCAG TTTCCTGCAGCCTTTGAGTTCAACGAATACTTCCTGATCACCATCCTGGACCACCTGTACAGCTGCCTGTTTGGGACGTTCATGTGTAATAGTGAACAGCAGAGGGTGAAGGAG GAGCTGCCCAAGAAGACAGTTTCCCTGTGGGCCTACATCAACAGCCAGCCAGAGGAGTTCACCAACCCTCTGTATGTCAACTATTCCAACCATGTGCTGTTCCCAGTGGTCAGCATGCGCCACCTGGAGCTCTGGGTGGGATACTACATCCGCTGGAACCCTCGCATGAGGCCACAG GAGCCTGTTCACCAGCGCTACAAGGAGCTGCTGGCAAAGCGGGCGGAGCTTCAGAAGAGGGTGGAGGAGCTGCAGCGAGAGGTGACCAATCGCTCTGCCTCCTCATCCTCTGAGAGGGCGGGCTCTCCCACCCGCTCCATCACTCCAGTTCAGACCTTTGtctga
- the LOC110537355 gene encoding myotubularin-related protein 2 isoform X1, with the protein MENTGSIDSLGSKRSSSRQPSVDSLSSTSTSRSDRSAHAAKPTFAMSSDNVSISTDFSPELRGRPKAVAKVLRDSKEEPQLLPKESVQDMAKDVTYICPYIGALRGTLTVTNYRLFFKCMDREPAFVLDLPLGVVSRVEKIGGASSRGEVSYGLVCKDIRNLRFAHKQMEDSLRKSIFEILMKFAFPVSNGLTIFAFEYGQVYPENVWKVYDAQAEYKRQGLPNESWRITKVNDHYELCDTYPSTLVVPVNIPDEELKRVAAFRAKGRIPVLSWIHPESQATVIRCSQPMVGVNGKRSKDDEKYLQTIMDANAQSHKLFIFDARPSVNAAANKMKGGGYESEDAYQNAELVFLDIHNIHVMRESLRKLKEVVYPNIEESHWFSNLESTHWLEHIKLILAGALRIADKVESGKTSVVVHCSDGWDRTAQLTSLAMVMLDGHYRTIRGFQVLLEKEWLSFGHRFQLRIGHGDKNHTDADRSPVFLQFIDCVWQMTRQFPAAFEFNEYFLITILDHLYSCLFGTFMCNSEQQRVKEELPKKTVSLWAYINSQPEEFTNPLYVNYSNHVLFPVVSMRHLELWVGYYIRWNPRMRPQEPVHQRYKELLAKRAELQKRVEELQREVTNRSASSSSERAGSPTRSITPVQTFV; encoded by the exons ATGGAGAACACCGGGAGCATCGACAGTCTAGGCTCGAAGCGTTCCTCATCAAGGCAGCCGAGTGTTGATTCACTGTCCAG TACCTCCACCTCTCGTTCTGACCGGTCCGCTCACGCTGCCAAGCCCACCTTTGCAATGTCTTCTGACAATGTGTCCATCTCAACAGACTTTTCCCCAGAGCTACGG GGTAGACCTAAAGCGGTTGCCAAG GTGCTCAGGGATTCAAAAGAAGAACCACAGTTACTACCAAAGGAAAGCGTGCAAGACATGG CCAAAGATGTCACCTACATCTGTCCTTACATCGGTGCACTGAGGGGGACATTGACTGTCACCAACTACAGGTTGTTTTTCAAATGCATGGACAGG GAACCAGCGTTTGTGCTGGACTTGCCCCTGGGGGTAGTGAGCCGGGTGGAGAAGATAGGAGGGGCATCTAGCCGTGGTGAGGTCTCCTACGGGCTTGTCTGCAAG GATATCCGTAATCTGCGGTTTGCACACAAGCAGATGGAGGATTCACTCAGGAAGTCCATTTTCGAAATCCTGATGAAATTTGCCTTTCCTGTTTCTAATGGTCTG ACAATCTTTGCCTTTGAGTATGGGCAGGTCTATCCTGAAAATGTCTGGAAAGTGTATGATGCTCAAGCGGAATACAAAAGACAG GGCTTACCCAACGAGAGCTGGAGGATAACTAAAGTGAATGATCACTACGAGCTGTGTGACACTTACCCATCAACCCTGGTGGTGCCTGTTAACATCCCAGATGAGGAGTTGAAGAGAGTGGCTGCCTTCAGAGCCAAGGGCAGGATACCT GTGCTGTCATGGATTCACCCAGAGAGCCAGGCCACAGTGATCCGCTGTAGTCAGCCCATGGTCGGGGTCAACGGCAAGCGCAGCAAAGATGATGAGAAGTACCTCCAAACCATCATGGATGCCAACGCTCAGTCCCACAAGCTCTTCATCTTCGATGCCAGGCCTAGCGTCAATGCTGCTGCCAACAAG ATGAAAGGGGGTGGTTATGAGAGTGAGGATGCCTATCAGAATGCAGAATTGGTGTTCTTGGACATCCACAACATCCACGTGATGAGGGAGTCACTGCGCAAGCTGAAGGAGGTAGTCTATCCCAACATCGAGGAGTCCCATTGGTTCTCCAACCTCGAGTCCACTCATTGGCTGGAACACATCaag CTGATCCTGGCTGGGGCGCTGCGTATTGCAGACAAGGTGGAGTCAGGGAAGACGTCAGTGGTGGTTCACTGCAGTGATGGGTGGGACCGTACTGCCCAGCTCACCTCCCTGGCCATGGTGATGCTGGACGGACACTACCGCACCATCCGCGGCTTCCAGGTGCTGCTGGAGAAAGAGTGGCTGAGCTTCGGCCACCGCTTCCAGCTG AGGATCGGTCATGGGGATAAGAACCACACAGACGCAGACCGCTCGCCTGTCTTCCTGCAGTTCATAGACTGCGTGTGGCAGATGACCCGCCAG TTTCCTGCAGCCTTTGAGTTCAACGAATACTTCCTGATCACCATCCTGGACCACCTGTACAGCTGCCTGTTTGGGACGTTCATGTGTAATAGTGAACAGCAGAGGGTGAAGGAG GAGCTGCCCAAGAAGACAGTTTCCCTGTGGGCCTACATCAACAGCCAGCCAGAGGAGTTCACCAACCCTCTGTATGTCAACTATTCCAACCATGTGCTGTTCCCAGTGGTCAGCATGCGCCACCTGGAGCTCTGGGTGGGATACTACATCCGCTGGAACCCTCGCATGAGGCCACAG GAGCCTGTTCACCAGCGCTACAAGGAGCTGCTGGCAAAGCGGGCGGAGCTTCAGAAGAGGGTGGAGGAGCTGCAGCGAGAGGTGACCAATCGCTCTGCCTCCTCATCCTCTGAGAGGGCGGGCTCTCCCACCCGCTCCATCACTCCAGTTCAGACCTTTGtctga